Within Kineothrix sp. MB12-C1, the genomic segment TTGCTATTTATTCTCCTGCAGGAATCATTGTTCATACGGGAGACTTTAAGGTGGACTATACGCCGGTATTCGGTGATGCCATCGATCTGCAGAGATTTGCAGAAATCGGGAAAAAAGGTGTCTTAGCTCTTATGTGCGATAGTACCAATGCAGAGCGTCCCGGATTCACCCAGTCTGAGAAGACAGTGGGGAAGGCTTTCGATACGATTTTTACCGAGCATAAAGATACGCGAATTATTGTTGCTACTTTCGCATCCAATGTGGACCGCGTGCAGCAGATTATCAATTCTGCCTATAAGTTCGGCAGAAAAGTAGTGGTGGAAGGCCGTAGTATGGTCAATATCATCGAGACGGCAACGACGCTTGGCTATCTGGATATTCCGGATAAGACATTGATCGATGTGGAGCAACTGAAGAATTATCCTTTGGAAAAGACGGTAATCATCACTACGGGAAGCCAGGGGGAAAGTATGGCCGCCCTCAGCCGTATGGCGGGCGATATCCACCGAAAGATATCCATTGTTCCCGGAGATACAGTTATCTTTTCTTCGAATCCGATTCCCGGGAATGAAAAGGCAGTTACCAATGTTATTAATGAGCTTCTTATGAAAGGCGCCGACGTTATTTTCCAGGATGTGCATGTGTCGGGTCATGCTTGCAGAGAAGAAATTAAATTGATTTATACCCTCGTGCATCCGAAATATTCCATACCGGTTCATGGAGAATATAAGCATCTGAAGGCTCACGCCAAAATCGCAAATGAACTCGGCATCCCGAAGGAGAATATTTTTATTTTGAATTCCGGCGATGTGCTGGAGCTTGGACAAGAGGAAGCTAAGGTTACCGGAAAAGTACCTGTGGGTGAAGTTCTTGTAGATGGTCTCGGTGTGGGTGATGTTGGAAATATTGTGCTTAGGGATAGACAACATCTTGCAGCAGATGGTATTCTTATTGTCGTTCTTGCGCTCGACCAACATACGGATCAACTCGTATCAGGACCGGATATTGTTTCCAGAGGATTCGTATATGTAAGAGAATCCGATCAGCTTATGGATGAAGCGAGACATGTTGTGGACAGTGCAGTTCACGGCTGTCTGGATAGAGGTGTCAGCGATTGGGGCAAGATTAAGACAAGTATTAAGGATTCCTTAAGTGATTATGTTTGGAAGAAGACAAAACGCAGACCAATGATACTTCCAATTATTATGGAGGTTTAGAATGACCGGCAGTATAAATGATGCGGCGAAGGAGTTTGTGGGTGCAGTCAGGAATTCATCCGAGTATCGTGAATATGTCATGCAGCTTAACAAGATAAAGAACCAGCCGGAATTATATGAAAAGGTCAATGAATTCAGACGAAAGAACTTCATTTTCCAGAACGAGGAGGAGTCCGATGACCTTCTGGACCGTTTGGAGGAACTTGACAGGGAATACGAAAGCTTATATGATATTCCGCTAGTGGCAGATTTTTTCGAGGCAGAGACTTCCTTTTGCAGGATGATGCAGGATACCACGACACTGATTGTAAACGAACTTGATTTTCAATAAGGTTGTGAAAGGAGCATTTTAGAGTATGAATACCAGACAATTGATAGGGACTGTGTTCGATACGGTTTTGAAAATAGTAATAATAATAGTGGTGGTCATGTTCACTTATAAATATGCGACAGAATCTTATGATTTCGGATATCGGATATTCGCTGAAGAGCCGGTATCTTCAACAGAAAATGCAAGAATTATCAGTATTGGCATTACCGAAGAAGCTACAGTGATGGATATTGGCGAAGTGCTTGAAGAAAAAGGGTTAATCAATGACGCACGTCTCTTCTATGTGCAGGAGCTGATTTCCAGATACCATGGAGAATTGAAGCCGGGAATTTATGAGCTTAGCAGCGATATGACGGCAAACGAGATGATGGAAGTTATGTCAGCGGAAGATGTGCAGCAAGAAGCCGATTCGGAAGAGGAGAGCACAGAGGAAACAGGTGGACCGGAAGAATCGGTTGAGGGCGAAAGCGTGGGCGAGGATTCGGTAACAGATGCGGAGTAAGAACGAAAATGATTACGGATGAAAGAATCAGTGTCTTTATTAATTCCTTCGATAAAGGAAATACAGAATTTCTAAATGAAATAGAAAATGAGTGCAGAAGAACAAATGTCCCCGTGATTCGTACGCAGATGCAAAGCTTACTTCGCCTGCTTTTAGCGATGAATCGCCCCACCTCTATCTTGGAGGTGGGAACGGCCATTGGTTTTTCTGCACTTCTTATGAGTGAATATGCGCCGGAAGATTGCCGGATTACGACAATAGAAAAGTATGACAAGAGAATACCCCTTGCCAAAGAGAATTTCCGCAGAGCGGGCAAAGAGGATGTAATCACTTTATTGGAAGGTGACGCTGCGGAAGTTTTGAAGGGGCTTATGGAAACCTATGATTTTATTTTTATGGATGCGGCGAAAGGCCAGTACATTAAGATATTGCCGGAAGTATTGCGTCTGTTAAAGAAAGGCGGCTTGCTCGTATCGGATAATGTATTACAGGACGGAGATGTTATCGAATCCCGGTTCGCAGTAACGAGAAGGAATCGAACGATCCATTCCAGGATGAGAGAGTATCTCTATGAATTGAAGCATAACGAGCAATTGGAGACAGCAATTTTACAAGTGGGTGACGGGGTTACTGTCAGTGTGAAGTTATAAAAGAAGAAAGGGTAATTATTCAGTAGGTGCTGAACAGTTACAAGAAAGGTATGGTTATTGTAATGAGAAAACCGGAACTTTTGATTCCTGCAGGGAGTCTGGAAGTGCTGAAAACAGCGGTTACGTTTGGAGCGGATGCCGTATATATCGGCGGAGAGGCCTATGGACTTCGTGCCAAAGCGAAGAACTTCAGTATGGAAGATATGGCAGAAGGAATTCGGTATGCTCATGAGCATGGAGTAAGAGTTCATGTAACGGCGAATATTTTGGCGCATAATGAAGATCTGGAAGGTGTAAGGGAGTATCTTCAGGAATTAAAGGGGATGAAACCCGATGCTCTCATTATTGCGGATCCCGGTGTCTTTATGATGGCAAGAGAAATCTGTCCGGAAATCGAAATTCATGTGTCCACCCAAGCCAATAATACGAACTACGCTACCTATAATTATTGGTATGGACAGGGAGCGAAAAGGGTGGTATCGGCGCGCGAGTTGTCTCTTGCAGAGATAAAGGAAATTAGAAAAAGAATACCGGATGATCTTGAAATAGAAAGCTTCATTCATGGAGCGATGTGTATTTCTTATTCCGGAAGATGCTTGCTTAGCAGCTATTTTACAGGCAGAGATGCCAACAGAGGTGCATGCACTCATCCATGCCGCTGGAAATATTCATTAGTGGAAGAGAAAAGACCCGGAGAATATATGCCGGTATATGAGAATGAAAGAGGAACATATATCTTTAATTCCAAGGACTTATGTATGATCGAATATATTCCGGAGCTGCTCGATGCCGGAATCGACAGCTTTAAGATAGAAGGAAGAATGAAAACCGCTCTCTACGTGGCGACAGTAGCACGAACCTATAGAAAGGCAATTGATGATTACCTGGAATCGGAGGAAAAATATCGCGCTAATATGGATTGGTATCGTGCGGAAATTGCAAAATGTACTTACAGGCAGTTTACCACAGGCTTTTACTTCGGCAAGACAGATGAGAACTCACAGATATATGATTCCAATACTTATGTAAATGAATATATCTATTTGGGAACGGTATCGGAAGTGGATGAGAAGGGGTATGCCCGCGTGGAGCAGCGCAATAAATTTTCAGTAGGTAATCGTATTGAGATTATGAAGCCGGATGGAAGTAATGTATTGACCACAGTTCTGTCTCTTATGACGGAAGCGGGTGAGCAAGTAGAAAGCGTTCCTCATTCGAAACAAATATTTTATGTACAGTTAGACGCAGAAACAAAGGTTGGAGATATCCTTAGAATTGAAGCACCGAAACAAGGCTCTGATTCCCTAAATGACATGGATTGCTCTCGTTGTATAAAATAAACAGTAAAACGACGAAATATCCCCTATTTTTTATGAAATTAAATAAACTTAAAAATAGGGGGTTGCAATTTTGCAAACGATAGAGTATCTTAAAGAAAACGAAGGGCGACCTTCAGATGATATCATGCATCTTGAACGAAGATGTTCCAAAAGTTTTTTTGGGACATTTTTTTATACCAAGAAATGGAGCGAAAAGATGGGCGAAATGTTAAATGTAGAAAAGATTTTTGCAGAAAATGTATTTACCCTCGGTAAAATGAAGGAACGTTTACCAAAAAATGTGTTCAAAGAAGTGAAAAAGGTGATGGATCAGGGAGGAGAACTTTCACTCGCAGCGGCCGATGTCGTTGCAAAGGCAATGAAGGATTGGGCAATAGAAAAAGGCGCAACTCACTATACGCATTGGTTTCAGCCGCTAACGGGCATTACCGCTGAGAAACATGATTCTTTCGTTGCTCATCCGGATGAAGAAGGCAAAATGTTGATGGAATTCTCCGGAAGAGAGTTAATTAAAGGTGAACCGGATGCATCGTCATTTCCTTCAGGCGGACTTCGTTCCACTTTCGAAGCGAGAGGCTATACCGCATGGGATATTACTTCGCCGGCATTTCTGAAAGAAGCAGGAACTGGCGTAATTCTTTGCATCCCTACCGCATTTTGTTCTTATAAGGGAGAGGCATTGGATAAAAAGACTCCCCTATTAAGGTCTATGGAAGCGATCAGTGAACAGGCGCTTAGAATTGTTAGACTGTTCGGCAATACGGAAGCTACGAAAGTAGCAGCAAGCGTAGGAGCGGAGCAGGAATACTTCCTTGTGGATAAAGATAAATATTTACAGCGCCCCGATCTTATTTTCTCAGGACGTACGTTATTCGGTGCACCGGCTCCTAAGGGACAAGAGATGGAGGATCATTATTTCGGTGTTATCAGAGAGCGCATAGGCGCATATATGAAGGATCTGAATGAAGAACTTTGGAAGCTTGGCGTAACGGCTAAGACTCAACATAATGAGGTTGCTCCGGCACAGCATGAGCTGGCTCCTGTATATGAAACTGCTAATATTGCGGTAGACCATAACCAAGTCGTTATGGAGACGATGAAAAGAGTGGCGATTCACCACGATTTGAGATGTCTGCTTCATGAGAAACCTTTTGCCGGTGTGAACGGCTCGGGCAAACATAATAACTGGTCATTGGGAACGGATAATGGTGTGAATATGCTCGATCCCGGCGATACACCGAATGAGAACATACAATTTCTTCTCGTGCTCGCTTGTATTATGAAGGCGGTGGATACTCATGGAGATTTGCTTCGCCAGAGCGCGTCGGATGTAGGAAATGATCATCGATTAGGGGCGAATGAAGCTCCTCCGGCAATTATTTCCATTTTCCTCGGCGAGCAGTTGGAAGATGTGGTAAAGCAGCTGGTAGAGACGGGAATGGCTCAGACCTGTAAAGAAGGCGGCGTATTAAAGACAGGAGTATCTTGCCTTCCGGATCTTGTGAAGGATGCTACCGATAGAAACAGAACCTCACCCTTTGCCTTTACGGGGAATAAGTTCGAATTCCGTATGGTAGGATCTGCCGATTCTGTTGCCAGCCCTACGACAACTATCAATGCAATTGTGGCTGAGGCTTTTTGTGAAGCGGCAGATATCTTGGAAAAAGCGGATGACTTCGACTTGGCGGTACACGATTTAATCAAAGAGTATATGGGTAAATATCAGAGAATTATCTTCAATGGCGATGGATATTCGGAAGCATGGGTGGAAGAAGCGCGGCGCAGAGGACTTCCTAATATTAAGAGTATGGTAGAGGCAGTGGATACTTTGACTACGGAGAAGTCAGTGAAGTTATTCGAGAAGTTCGGTATATTCACGAAGACCGAACTGGAGTCGAGGGAAGAAATTCTCTATGAAACATATGCGAAGACTATCAATATCGAAGCTCTTACTATGATAGATATGGCTTCCAGACAGCTTATCCCAGCCGTTATGAAGTATACGAAGACACTTGCGGATACGGTAATTGCAGTAAAGGAAGCCGGTGCGGACGCTTCCGTTCAGTCAGAATTACTAGCTCTCGTATCGAAGAAATTAGTGGAAATGCGAACAGCACTTGTTCGGCTGGAAGAAGTGGAGAAGCAGGCGAGCGCAATGCCTGAAGGAAGAGAACAGGCATTTTTCTATAAAGAGCAGGTCGTGGCAGCGATGGATAATTTAAGAGCACCGGCCGATGAGCTCGAAAGGCTTGTCGATAAGGATGTGTGGCCGATTCCTACTTATGCTGATTTGCTGTTTGAAGTATAGAAGCTTAGAACATAATATATAAAAGATATCGGGGTCAAGAGTTATTAAAATTAAAGAAGAAATTAGCCTATATTTGTTGAATATAAGCTAATTTCTTTTTTTATTGTGAAATTCATATGTTCATGTTGACAGAAATTTATACAAGTAATATAATTACAATCATGAGTACACGTGTACGCAATGTCAAGTTGCATAATAAAGTTGTTGCTCACAGTGGAGGTGTGAACAGTAACATAATAAGTGCGTGTATGAAAATGAATGGAAACGGATTCTAACTATTCAATAGGTCTGTGTATTTACTGCACAGATCGCAAGAATACGTGGGAAAGCAAGTGAAAAATAGAATTGCCGGTGAGAGGAAAGGAAAAGGCATAAAAAATACCCTGACAATTTGTTGTTTGCAGCGAACAAGACCAATAAATCATCAGGATATCTCAAGCACTACTATTCTAAATGAATTAGCAGGAAAAGTAAAGGTTTCTTTTCATTGTAAGTAGGTAGTAAGTAGATAGGATGTTATTTATGAGTAACTGTGAGGATACTGAACAGTTACCTATTTATGAGAAAGGTATGGTAAGAAGATGAAAAGAAAAGCATTAGCGACTTTATTGACTTTAGCGATGGTAGCTACGCTTGCTGGATGTAATACGGCTTCCCCGATGGCACAGGAGGAAGAGCCACAGGCTCAGGAGGTGCAGGAGGAAGCAGCAAAAGAAAGCTCTGAGGAGCAGAACACCGCAGTGCAGGCAGAGGCTGAACCGATAACAATTCAGTTCTGGAATGCATTCACAGGTACGGATGGAGATGTTCTTCGTGAAATCGTAGATCAGTATAATGAAGAAAATGATAAAGGAATTACGATAGAAATGGATATTATGCCAGCGGCCAGCCTGGAAGAAAAGTTGCCGGCAGCCATTGCGTCTAAGACGGCTCCAGCATTAATTATCAGAGGTAACTTCGATACGGCAACTTATACGAATAATGGAATTATTTCTCCGCTCGATGACTTCTTTGAAGTAACAGGAACGGATAAGGGCAATTTCAATGAAGCTCCCATTGAAGCATTACAATATAATGGAAGTCAGATGATGATTCCTATGCAGGTGCATTCCACATTTTTATATTGGAATAAAGAGCTTTTCGAAGCAGCAGGATTGGATCCTGAGACTCCTCCTGCCACATGGGATGAAGTAGCAGAATATGCGGGCAAAGTTGCTGACCCTTCAAGAAAAATATATGGGGTGGGCTTCCCTATAAGCGGTGCTCCCAGCTATTTCAACGCAATGTTTAAAGCAAATGGTGGTGATGTATTCTCAGAAGATGGAACGAAGTCGGTACTCGATAGTGCTGAGAACTTGAAAACACTCGAATACATACAGGGACTTGTGAAGGAAGGATATGCGCCGGTAGGTTCTACAGGTGCGGATACGGATAACTTGATGTTGGCAGGGCAAATGGGAATCTATTGCAGCGGACCGTGGTTAATCAATGGATTACGGGAAGCGGAAATTGATTTCGGAGTAACGGGAATGCCTGCAGGTGATGAACGTGCAGCAGGAGTGATCGAGGTACAGGGCTTCGCTGTTACTTCCACTTCCAGCGAAGCGGAAAAAGCAGCAGCTTATGATTTTATCGCTTATTGGAATACAGATAGAATCTGTAAAGAATGGTCCATGCGTAATGGTTTTCCTCCTTATTTGAAATCCTTGGCAGAAGATGCGGATCTTCAGGCGGACGAGATAGTAAATGCATTATCTTCTATTTCTGACTTCGGATTCTCTTTTGCACCGGGCGTGACAGTAGTAAAACAGGTGAATGGTAATGTTCTCTTCCCTATGATAGAAAATGTAGTAGCCGGCAACGATCCGCAGGATGAGTTGACAAAGGCTTCGGCAAGCATAGATGAAATCCTTGCGAAATAAAGTAATATTGAGGTGAAATAAATTGGAAACAATCAAAACATGGAAGCGGTATTGGAATAAACCGGATAAAGTAGCGTATATCTTTATGCTCCCATCCTTACTCGTGCTGCTCATCTTTGCGGTAATCCCGCTTGTAACATCGCTTATTATCAGTCTGTTCGATATGAATATATTCTTCACGGATACAGCATTTGCGGGAGTTACTAATTTTGCACGGATATTTCAGGATAAAAGGTTTTGGAATGCTTTGCTTAATACAGTAGTGTTTGTTGTTTTTGAGGTGCCACTGCAGATCGTAATCGGTCTGCTGGTGGCAAATGCCCTCGTAAAAGCAACATTTTTCAATAAGGTGGCCCGTTCTATATTTTTTCTTCCCGTAGTTTGTTCTATGGCTGCAGTAGGTATTGTCTGGTCCATTCTTTTGGATACGAATATCGGATTTGTTCCATACCTTTTGGAGCAGGTAGGTATTCATAATGCTACCTTTTTCAGAAATGCAAAGACAGCTATGCCTACGGTAGTGGCTATGACGATATGGAAGAACTTCGGCTATACAATGTCTATCTTAGTGGTGGGGATACAAGGTATCTCAAGAAGCTATTATGAAGCAGCGGAGATTGATGGTGCAGGAAGGATGGCACAATTTTTCAGAATTACGTTGCCGCTGCTGCGCCCCACATTGGGATTTTGCATGATTACTAATACGATAGGATCCTTGCAGGTGTTCGATCAGGTATATGTGACAACACAGGGCGGCCCTCAGTTCAAAACAGAAACACTGGTACAATATATTTATAAGACAGGATTCAATGATCCATACGATTTGGGATATGCCTGTGCACTTTCGGTTATTCTTCTTTGCGTAATACTGGTAATTTCCCTTCCTATGTATAAGAAGATGTTTATGGACCGCAATTAATATGATACCACAAAGTGCGTAACAATCCGTAGGTATCATGGGGCAAAATACTTTTTGCCCCCAGCATCATTAATATTATTATACGGAGAAATTAGATGAATAGAAAAAACAAATACGGCGTTACACCGGCCGGATTATTAAAAATGGTGATTATGCTGGCGATGATTGCCGTAGTACTATTCCCGTTAATATGGCTTGCGGCAGGTTCCCTCAAGGTGGAGAAGGAAATTATAGGATATCCCCCTTCATTGCTTGGGACCAAGTACACCTTAAAGTCATTTCAGCGGATATTTAAAACAATACCGATGGCAATCTATATTAAGAATACGGTAATCTTTGCCGGAGGGGCGACCTTCTTATCGGTAATCTTCGATTCCATGACAGGATATGCTTTTGCAAGACTTGAGTTTAAAGGGAAAAATCTATTGTTTATGTTAGTGCTTATGACGATGATGGTACCTTTTCAGGTAATGATGATCCCGTTGTTTTTAGAGTCCAACTTTTTGGGGCTGCTGGATACCTATACAGGGCTTATATTACCCAAAGCGACGTCAGCTTTCGGAATATTTATGATGCGTTCTTATTTTGCTGCATTGCCCAGAGACCTGGAAGAGGCGGCGAGAGTGGATGGCATGAGTGAGTTTGGGATATTTACGAAGATTATGTTTCCCCTTGTACTGCCGGGTGTTCTAACACTCACTATCTTTCATTTGATGCAGAACTGGAATAATCTTTTATACCCTCTTATGATGACCAGTAGTACGAGAATGAGAACGTTGTCTGCGGGACTTGCGCTTTTTGTAGGAGAGCATGCAACGACTTACTATGGTCCGCAGCTTGCGGGAGCGCTACTCTCTATTTTGCCGCTGCTTATTATTTATATTTTCTTCCAGAAGTATTTTATTGCCAGCGTGGCGACGAGTGGACTGAAAGATTAGAAGGGTAACAGAACTGTTACTTAGGAGGACGTTATGCATAAAGCAAGAATTGTAATAAATAAAGACTATAAATTAGGTACCATTGATGATAGAATTTATGGTAGCTTTGTAGAACATATGGGAAGAGTGGTATATTCCGGTATCTATGAACCGGGTCATCCCGAAGCGGATGAAGACGGATTCAGGAAGGATGTACTGGCTGCGGTAAAGGAAGCGGGCATCACGAATATTCGTTATCCCGGAGGTAATTTCGTGTCCTGCTATCATTGGGAGGACGGAATTGGGAAAAAGGAAGAACGTCCCAGGAGATTGGAACTGGCATGGAGAGCGATAGAAACGAATGAATTCGGCACTGATGAATTCATGAAATGGTGTGAAAAAGCAGGAACAGAACCGCTGCTTGCGGTGAATCTGGGTACGAAGGGATTGGAGGATGCCGTTCATTATTTGGAATACTGCAACTTCCCTGGAGGGACTTCCTATAGCGATAGAAGGATTGAAAATGGCAGAGTAGAACCATATAATGTGCGTATGTGGTGTCTTGGAAATGAAATGGATGGACATTGGCAGCTTGGACATAAAAGCGCGAGTGAATATGGACGTCTGGCGAGGGAAACGGCTAAGGCGATGAAGTTGATCGATCCGGACATCGAGCTCGTATCTTGCGGAAGCTCGCTAAATACAATGGCTACATTTCCACAGTGGGAAGAAGACTCGCTGGAAGAAACATATGAGTATGTAGATTATATCTCTTTGCATCAATATTTTGATGGGCATGAGAAAACGACGGAAGAATTCCTGGCGCAGGCGGATGCTATGGATGAATATATCAAGATAGTCATCGCGGCCTGTGACTTTATAAAAGCGAAGAAACGCTCCGATAAAACGTTAAATATTAGTTTTGATGAGTGGGGAGTATGGACAAGGCATTCCGATGAAACGGTTCGGGAATGTGATATCAGCCCATGGCAGCAGGCACAGCCGATTAGCGAGATGATATACAGCTTTAAGGATGCTCTGCTTTTTGGAGGGATGCTTTTAGCAATTCTTAAAAATGCGGATAGGGTCAAAGTCGCATGCCAATCTCTTCTTACGAATATCAGTGCGATGATTATGACTGAAAAAGGCGGTGAGATGTGGAAGCAGACGATTTACTATCCTTTTGCGGATGTTGCTCAGCTCGGTCATGGAGAGGTACTTGACAGCCGTGTTATCTGCCCGGAATATGCAACGAAGGATAAGAAGTCGCATGTTCCGCTGATCGATACAGTTACGGTGAAAAATGGCAATGAAATTGTTCTGTTTGCAATCAATAGAAGCAGTGAAATAAGCATGGAAATAGAGATGGAGTTACAAGGTTTTGAAGTGGAAGAAGTGATAGAACACAGAGTTCTCTGTGCGCAGGATATTGAGGCCGATAATAGTGTGATGCATAATCTCGTTAAAACAAGTACGAGAGAAGATGTTTCATTGGAAGAAGAGAAGGCGGCCTGTGTATTGGATAAACTCACATGGAATGCGATACGCTTCAGAATTAAAGAATAATTGTAACTGTGAGGATACTGAGCAGTTACGAATAATTACGAGCCGAAGATAACGAGGAGGGGAATTTATGGGTGTCACAACGAATGATATAGCAAGAATCTGCAATGTGTCGAGAACCACAGTAATTCGA encodes:
- the arfA gene encoding arabinosylfuranosidase ArfA: MHKARIVINKDYKLGTIDDRIYGSFVEHMGRVVYSGIYEPGHPEADEDGFRKDVLAAVKEAGITNIRYPGGNFVSCYHWEDGIGKKEERPRRLELAWRAIETNEFGTDEFMKWCEKAGTEPLLAVNLGTKGLEDAVHYLEYCNFPGGTSYSDRRIENGRVEPYNVRMWCLGNEMDGHWQLGHKSASEYGRLARETAKAMKLIDPDIELVSCGSSLNTMATFPQWEEDSLEETYEYVDYISLHQYFDGHEKTTEEFLAQADAMDEYIKIVIAACDFIKAKKRSDKTLNISFDEWGVWTRHSDETVRECDISPWQQAQPISEMIYSFKDALLFGGMLLAILKNADRVKVACQSLLTNISAMIMTEKGGEMWKQTIYYPFADVAQLGHGEVLDSRVICPEYATKDKKSHVPLIDTVTVKNGNEIVLFAINRSSEISMEIEMELQGFEVEEVIEHRVLCAQDIEADNSVMHNLVKTSTREDVSLEEEKAACVLDKLTWNAIRFRIKE